The proteins below are encoded in one region of Methanomassiliicoccales archaeon:
- a CDS encoding winged helix-turn-helix domain-containing protein, which yields MGKNDLLGRSKLLTDEYAVKILVATVRGSRSAQQISEQFGIPIAACYRRIRDLELAGLIVCTERRLSQQGRRVSFYVSMVKSASLQYDNGKLRVRFSMKDEEPVQEWQDVDLGEEEDRDIDR from the coding sequence ATGGGAAAGAACGACCTTCTTGGCAGGTCCAAATTATTGACTGATGAGTATGCGGTAAAGATCTTAGTGGCTACGGTCCGAGGCTCCCGCAGTGCTCAACAGATCTCTGAACAGTTCGGGATACCGATAGCTGCCTGTTACCGGCGTATCAGAGATCTAGAGCTGGCTGGATTGATCGTGTGTACAGAGAGAAGGCTCTCTCAGCAGGGACGCCGAGTATCCTTTTATGTATCCATGGTCAAGAGCGCTTCATTGCAATATGATAATGGGAAACTTAGGGTTCGCTTCTCTATGAAGGATGAAGAACCAGTTCAAGAATGGCAGGACGTGGACCTGGGAGAGGAAGAGGACCGGGATATCGACCGCTAA
- a CDS encoding helix-turn-helix domain-containing protein, with amino-acid sequence MESGPRPISDLVADEYAGRILSCTFSEARCVQEISALTGIPIAMAYRRMAVLESAGLVKCLRIEDTSKGRRIKYYLCQVEMVQLTFRNGHFEVEIEWKDQISKKHIPVMTRQR; translated from the coding sequence ATGGAAAGTGGTCCCCGTCCCATCTCGGACCTGGTTGCTGACGAATACGCAGGTCGGATACTGAGCTGCACCTTTTCAGAAGCTAGGTGCGTGCAGGAGATCAGTGCTTTGACCGGGATACCTATCGCCATGGCCTACCGGAGGATGGCCGTGCTGGAGAGCGCCGGACTGGTCAAGTGCCTGCGAATCGAAGATACTTCGAAAGGAAGGCGAATAAAGTATTACCTGTGCCAGGTAGAGATGGTACAGCTGACGTTCCGCAATGGTCACTTCGAAGTGGAGATAGAATGGAAGGACCAGATATCTAAAAAACATATACCAGTGATGACCAGACAGCGGTAA